A genome region from Alkalimarinus coralli includes the following:
- a CDS encoding Fe(3+) ABC transporter substrate-binding protein, with the protein MKRLIPTSLVIAATAATSVQANEEVNVYSYRQPFLMQPIFDAFTKDTGIDVNVVFAKKGLTERLKREGKNSPADLVFTVDIGRLSEVVEAGVVQGVTTPELENNIPAQYHGPDGQWYGLTTRARVIYASKERVAKDAIKTYEDLAKPEWKGKICTRSGKHPYNVALIASMIANNGEAETEKWLKAVKDNLAQKPQGNDRAQVKAIKEGVCDLAIGNNYYYGKMLMDEEQSAWARSVNIVFPNQGDRGTHVNISGVSLTKSAPNKDNAIKLMNFLSEATAQQIYAEQNFEYPVKPGVGPSALVASWGEFKADKLPLNEIAKYRNQAVKLVDRTGFDN; encoded by the coding sequence CTGAAACGTCTTATTCCTACCTCACTTGTCATTGCTGCTACAGCGGCTACATCCGTTCAAGCAAACGAAGAAGTAAATGTCTACTCATATCGTCAACCGTTCCTGATGCAGCCTATCTTTGATGCATTTACAAAAGATACCGGTATTGATGTAAATGTCGTCTTCGCCAAAAAAGGATTAACAGAACGTCTTAAGCGAGAAGGTAAAAACAGCCCGGCGGACTTAGTGTTCACGGTAGATATCGGGCGATTAAGTGAAGTGGTCGAGGCTGGCGTTGTACAAGGTGTAACAACACCTGAACTGGAAAATAATATTCCAGCACAATACCACGGCCCAGATGGACAATGGTACGGTTTAACCACACGTGCCCGCGTAATCTACGCGTCAAAAGAGCGGGTTGCCAAGGATGCGATAAAAACCTACGAAGACTTAGCAAAGCCTGAATGGAAAGGCAAGATTTGTACTCGCAGTGGCAAGCACCCATACAACGTAGCGTTGATTGCATCAATGATCGCGAATAATGGTGAAGCTGAAACAGAGAAGTGGTTAAAAGCCGTTAAAGATAACCTGGCTCAAAAACCACAAGGAAACGACCGCGCACAAGTAAAAGCGATTAAGGAAGGGGTTTGCGATCTGGCTATCGGCAATAACTACTACTATGGAAAAATGCTGATGGACGAAGAGCAGTCAGCTTGGGCGAGATCCGTCAATATCGTATTCCCTAACCAGGGTGACCGAGGAACACACGTTAACATCAGCGGTGTATCTCTTACCAAAAGCGCACCAAACAAAGACAATGCAATCAAGCTCATGAACTTTTTGTCAGAAGCAACCGCTCAACAAATATATGCTGAGCAGAACTTTGAATACCCTGTTAAGCCAGGTGTTGGACCTTCAGCACTTGTAGCTTCATGGGGAGAGTTCAAGGCTGACAAGCTCCCTCTCAACGAGATTGCAAAATATCGCAACCAGGCGGTTAAATTAGTTGATCGAACAGGGTTTGATAACTAA
- a CDS encoding thioesterase domain-containing protein: MDLVQALQKTIDENIPLSGALGARVASYDGQLLTIDLPLPPNVNHKNTAFGGSLYCAAVLSAWGLLYIKLLEVCEDGVIVIFDGQIHYHKPVTREFVSVCEISDQLAWDKFVKIYRRMGKARLKINSDVFCEGGLCASFNGEFVVQKE; the protein is encoded by the coding sequence ATGGATTTAGTTCAAGCACTTCAGAAAACGATTGATGAGAATATTCCTCTGAGCGGCGCTTTGGGGGCAAGAGTGGCGTCCTATGACGGCCAATTATTGACGATAGATTTACCGTTGCCTCCCAATGTGAACCATAAAAATACCGCATTTGGAGGCAGTTTATATTGTGCCGCCGTGCTGTCCGCATGGGGGTTGCTGTACATAAAGCTTTTAGAGGTGTGTGAAGATGGGGTTATCGTTATTTTTGATGGGCAAATCCACTACCACAAGCCGGTAACACGTGAGTTTGTGTCGGTATGTGAAATATCAGATCAACTGGCTTGGGACAAGTTTGTAAAAATATATCGCCGAATGGGAAAGGCGCGGTTAAAAATTAACTCTGATGTCTTCTGTGAAGGGGGGCTTTGTGCCAGTTTTAATGGGGAGTTTGTCGTGCAAAAGGAGTAG
- a CDS encoding PilZ domain-containing protein: protein MVDKRVHVRTLLNAKVKVTHEVVGDGIFYVRDISDGGVYVIVGDSAFPPMGSVVKVQMQDLPFEAPILDMVVVRKGEDGFGLKFVPND from the coding sequence ATGGTTGATAAGAGAGTTCATGTTAGGACGCTTCTAAATGCAAAAGTAAAAGTGACTCATGAAGTGGTAGGTGATGGCATATTTTATGTGAGGGATATTTCCGATGGTGGCGTCTATGTCATTGTGGGTGACTCTGCTTTTCCACCGATGGGTAGTGTCGTTAAGGTGCAAATGCAAGATTTGCCGTTCGAAGCCCCCATTTTGGATATGGTTGTGGTCAGGAAAGGAGAAGACGGATTTGGATTAAAATTTGTGCCTAACGATTAG
- a CDS encoding ABC transporter permease has product MQTQATTPPLHRVFRNPWFLSSAFIAFMVGLPIIAVFYLAFYPEENIWPHLLDTVLSGYVSSTLILMTGVGSLSLFMGVGSAWLVTMCKFPGRKMLEWALLLPFAVPAYVIAYVYTDLLEYAGIVQGTLRELFGWSSYKEYWFPEIRSMGGAITMMALVLYPYVYLMSRAAFLEQSMSLFSVSRNLGHTPLQSFFRVSLPVARPAIAVGLSLVLMETLNDFGTVDFFAVKTLTAGLYDTWLNMGNLGGAAQIASLMLIFVVTLIYMERFSRRKQKQFESKNQGQSLEQFQLSGVKAAAATFFCLLPVVTGFLIPISVLGYYAYHYFEVSWTSKFVSHAMNSFTLSIIAATTTIVIGVTLAYSKRLNSSGITSLLVRFSGLGYAMPGAVLAVGIIVPFAAFDNALDDFLRVNFGVSTGLLLSGTTFAIIFAYTVRFLAVSAGSVESSLAKVTPSMDMASRSLGRNNLSTLLRVHLPIIRGGILTAALVVFVDCMKELPATLILRPFNFETLATHVYQFASDELLEQSALAALIIVLVGILPVIFLSKSISSTRTKK; this is encoded by the coding sequence ATGCAAACACAGGCTACTACACCCCCCCTCCATCGAGTCTTCCGTAACCCTTGGTTTCTCTCCTCTGCGTTTATCGCATTTATGGTTGGCTTGCCTATCATTGCGGTCTTTTACCTCGCGTTTTACCCCGAAGAAAATATCTGGCCCCATCTACTCGATACAGTACTGTCCGGTTACGTTTCCAGCACCCTTATTTTAATGACAGGTGTCGGTTCGCTAAGCCTTTTTATGGGGGTCGGCTCTGCGTGGCTGGTTACCATGTGCAAGTTTCCTGGCCGAAAAATGCTTGAGTGGGCTTTGCTGCTGCCATTTGCAGTGCCGGCCTATGTTATCGCCTACGTTTATACCGACCTGCTGGAGTACGCAGGTATTGTGCAGGGAACCCTCCGCGAGCTGTTTGGTTGGTCTTCTTATAAAGAGTACTGGTTCCCCGAAATAAGAAGCATGGGCGGCGCTATAACAATGATGGCACTGGTACTCTACCCCTATGTATACCTAATGAGCAGAGCGGCTTTTCTAGAACAGTCAATGTCACTGTTCTCTGTTAGTCGAAACCTCGGACACACACCACTCCAAAGCTTTTTTAGGGTGTCTTTACCTGTGGCACGCCCTGCCATTGCCGTTGGCTTATCTCTGGTCTTAATGGAAACACTTAATGATTTCGGCACCGTTGATTTTTTTGCGGTTAAAACCCTGACCGCTGGTCTTTACGACACCTGGCTTAACATGGGGAACCTTGGTGGCGCCGCGCAAATAGCCAGTTTAATGCTCATTTTTGTCGTCACACTGATATATATGGAGCGCTTTTCAAGGCGGAAACAAAAACAGTTTGAGTCTAAGAATCAGGGGCAATCACTCGAGCAATTTCAACTAAGCGGTGTTAAAGCGGCCGCTGCAACATTTTTCTGTTTGCTGCCTGTGGTTACGGGCTTCCTAATCCCAATCTCTGTACTTGGCTATTACGCCTACCATTACTTTGAAGTGAGTTGGACTAGCAAGTTCGTCAGCCATGCAATGAATAGTTTTACACTTTCAATCATTGCAGCCACGACCACTATCGTCATCGGTGTAACACTGGCTTATAGTAAGCGACTAAACTCCAGTGGGATAACCAGTTTATTAGTTCGCTTCTCAGGGCTCGGCTATGCGATGCCTGGCGCAGTACTCGCTGTCGGAATTATTGTCCCCTTCGCGGCCTTCGATAATGCGTTAGATGATTTTCTGCGAGTGAACTTCGGGGTGTCGACCGGCCTTCTGCTTAGCGGCACAACATTCGCAATAATTTTTGCCTATACAGTGCGATTTTTGGCGGTATCAGCAGGCTCTGTTGAGTCGAGTCTGGCAAAAGTCACACCGAGCATGGATATGGCGTCCCGCTCGCTGGGCCGAAACAACCTGAGCACGCTATTAAGGGTTCACCTGCCAATTATCCGGGGGGGAATTCTTACGGCTGCGTTGGTGGTATTCGTTGACTGTATGAAAGAGCTACCGGCTACATTGATTTTAAGGCCTTTTAACTTTGAAACACTCGCCACCCATGTATATCAGTTCGCATCAGATGAACTTTTGGAGCAAAGCGCTCTTGCTGCACTGATTATTGTTTTAGTGGGCATTCTGCCGGTTATATTCCTCAGCAAATCGATTTCTTCCACACGCACAAAGAAATAA